The Watersipora subatra chromosome 1, tzWatSuba1.1, whole genome shotgun sequence genome has a window encoding:
- the LOC137403630 gene encoding WD repeat-containing protein 86-like has translation MGAHGSKSGQAKKRKKYKGYLIQTLADHDGGVNCMALSEDGSVLVTGSEDTTARLWSTKTEECECIGVLQGHTDYITCILMEENYVVTGSADRTIRKWDICTCDCILIFSGHSSPVNRLICTGDFVFSSSYDRTTRCWDFDSAECVRIFNGHKRGVYPMVFIPADEEDVNVDTFDWEGNKDILITGSADFTARSWSFETGKTLKIFKGHTGTVTCMGTDPAGHILYTGSTDGTVKSWSIVKGENIKTFEGHNASVLCMSVQNKILYTGSSDWTAKSWVVEFGDCTRTYKGHKHSVSCIKFTDGLFITGSGDGVARIFDPKSGSLQRAMKGHSTAINCVQAVDDRLFTGSHDGTIKVWDMFGIKDESNQQGDEDEEEDDETKIILDDDYPYGDDDGGFYDENMFLSNSPDLQKKGNKDAIMEMV, from the exons ATGGGTGCCCACGGCTCTAAATCTGGGCAGGCAAAGAAGAGAAAGAAATACAAAGGGTATCTGATACAGACACTAGCGGATCATGACGGGGGCGTCAACTGTATGGCATTAAGTGAGGATGGCTCAGTTCTAGTAACAG GGAGTGAAGACACAACAGCTAGGCTATGGAGCACGAAAACCGAGGAATGCGAATGCATAGGTGTCTTACAAGGCCACACAGACTACATCACTTGTATTCTCATGGAGGAGAACTACGTGGTGACCGGTTCGGCCGACAGAACTATTAGAAAATGGGACATTTGTACTTGTGATTGCATTCTCATATTTTCCGGGCACAGCTCTCCTGTCAATCGCTTAATATGCACTGGCGATTTCGTGTTTAGTTCGTCTTACGACAGAACGACGAGGTGCTGGGACTTTGATTCAGCAGAATGCGTGCGAATCTTTAACGGCCACAAGAGAGGCGTGTACCCGATGGTTTTCATACCCGCTGATGAAGAAGACGTGAATGTTGACACTTTTGATTGGGAAGGGAACAAAGACATTCTTATTACAGGATCAGCCGACTTCACCGCTCGATCTTGGTCTTTCGAAACAGGaaaaacacttaaaatattTAAGGGCCATACTGGCACTGTTACATGCATGGGAACAGATCCGGCTGGTCACATTTTGTATACAGGCAGCACCGATGGTACAGTCAAGTCATGGAGCATCGTCAAAGGAGAGAACATAAAGACGTTTGAAGGACACAATGCATCGGTTCTCTGCATGTCT GTGCAGAATAAGATTCTCTATACTGGGAGTTCTGATTGGACAGCAAAATCTTGGGTGGTGGAGTTTGGTGATTGTACAAGGACGTACAAAGGTCATAAGCATTCTGTCTCCTGCATTAAATTTACAGATGGCTTAT TCATCACTGGGTCAGGGGATGGAGTTGCGAGAATCTTCGATCCCAAATCAGGATCTCTGCAAAGAGCAATGAAAGGTCATAGTACGGCTATCAATTGCGTTCAG GCAGTTGATGACAGACTGTTCACTGGCTCACACGATGGCACCATCAAGGTCTGGGACATGTTTGGAATTAAGGATGAATCCAACCAGCAAGGTGATGAAGACGAAGAAGAGGATGATGAAACGAAAATCATTCTTGATGATGACTATCCCTATGGGGATGATGATGGTGGCTTTTATGATGAAAATATGTTCCTCTCTAACAGCCCAGATCTGCAGAAAAAAGGGAACAAGGATGCTATTATGGAAATGGTCTAA